A genome region from Trachemys scripta elegans isolate TJP31775 chromosome 2, CAS_Tse_1.0, whole genome shotgun sequence includes the following:
- the LOC117873112 gene encoding protein farnesyltransferase subunit beta-like — protein MAAASRPPPGPEPGRERLRDDGVRTLTSAEQTRVEDLVQEVFSAYKTNHHTSQFVLQREKHFHYLKRGLRQLTDAYECLDASRPWLCYWILHSLELLDEPIPESVASDVCQFLGRCQSPSGGFGGGPGQHPHLAPTYAAVSALCIIGTEEAFNVIDREKLLEYLYSLKQPDGSFIMHVGGEVDVRSAYCAASVASLTNIITPTLFAGTAEWIARCQNWEGGIGGVPGMEAHGGYTFCGLAALVILKQEVSLNLKCLLHWVTSRQMRFEGGFQGRCNKLVDGCYSFWQAGLLPLLHRALHAKGDPALSMTHWMFDQQALQEYILLCCQCPVGGLLDKPGKSRDFYHTCYCLSGLSIAQHFGSGDLLHEVVLGVPENRLQPTHPVYNISPDRVVRAVMHFLRQPVPGMPAAEEATAAAGD, from the exons ATGGCGGCTGCCTCCAGGCCCCCGCCGGGTCCCGAGCCCGGCCGGGAGCGTCTGCGGGACGACGGCGTGCGGACCCTCACCTCGGCCGAGCAG ACCAGAGTGGAAGACTTGGTGCAAGAGGTCTTCAGCGCTTACAAGACGAACCACCACACCTCACA ATTTGTTCTGCAGCGCGAGAAGCATTTCCACTACTTGAAGAGAGGCCTGAGACAACTGACGGACGCCTACGAG TGTCTGGACGCCAGCCGCCCCTGGTTGTGCTATTGGATTCTGCACAGTTTGGAGCTGCTAGACGAGCCGATCCCAGAGTCTGTGGCTTCGGA TGTCTGCCAGTTCCTAGGCCGGTGCCAGAGCCCCAGTGGTGGGTTCGGAGGAGGGCCGGGCCAGCACCCCCATCTCGCTCCCACGTATGCCGCTGTCAGCGCTCTCTGCATCATCGGTACCGAAGAGGCCTTCAACGTCATCGACAG GGAGAAGCTCTTGGAGTATCTATACTCGCTGAAACAGCCCGACGGCTCCTTCATCATGCACGTGGGAGGTGAAGTGGACGTCAG GAGCGCATACTGCGCCGCCTCAGTGGCTTCGCTGACCAACATCATCACGCCCACGCTCTTCGCAGGGACTGCCGAGTGGATCGCAAG GTGCCAGAACTGGGAGGGTGGCATTGGCGGAGTCCCGGGCATGGAGGCCCACGGAGGATACACTTTCTGTGGCCTGGCAGCGCTGGTCATTCTGAAGCAGGAGGTCTCACTGAATCTGAAATGTTTGTTA CACTGGGTCACAAGCCGGCAGATGCGCTTTGAGGGCGGTTTCCAGGGCCGCTGTAACAAGCTGGTGGATGGCTGCTACTCGTTCTGGCAGGCGGGcttgctgcccctcctccaccgaGCACTGCATGCCAAAG GCGACCCTGCCCTCAGCATGACGCACTGGATGTTCGACCAGCAGGCGCTGCAAGAATACATCCTCCTGTGCTGCCAGTGCCCTGTTGGGGGGCTGCTGGACAAGCCGGGCAA GTCACGGGATTTTTATCACACCTGCTACTGCCTGAGCGGGCTGTCGATAGcccagcacttcggcagcggAGACCTGCTCCACGAGGTGGTGCTGGGAGTTCCTGAGAATCGCCTG CAACCGACGCATCCCGTGTACAACATCTCCCCCGACCGAGTGGTGCGGGCGGTCATGCACTTCCTGCGGCAGCCCGTCCCCGGCATGCCGGCGGCAGAAGAGGCGACAGCGGCTGCCGGAGACTAG
- the MAX gene encoding protein max isoform X4 produces the protein MSDNDDIEVESDADKRAHHNALERKRRDHIKDSFHSLRDSVPSLQGEKASRAQILDKATEYIQYMRRKNHTHQQDIDDLKRQNALLEQQVRALEKARSSAQLQANYSSSDSSLYTNPKGSAISAFDGGSDSSSESEPDEPQSRKKLRMEAS, from the exons GCTGACAAGAGGGCGCACCACAACGCGCTGGAGCGCAAGCGCAGGGACCACATCAAAGACAGCTTCCACAGTCTGCGGGACTCCGTCCCGTCCCTCCAGGGAGAGAAG GCATCCCGGGCCCAAATCCTCGACAAAGCCACCGAGTACATCCAGTACATGCGCcggaaaaaccacacacaccagcAGGACATCGACGACCTCAAGCGCCAGAACGCGCTGCTGGAGCAGCAAG TCCGGGCGCTGGAGAAAGCGCGGTCGAGTGCCCAGCTGCAGGCCAACTACTCCTCGTCGGACAGCAGCCTCTACACAAACCCCAAGGGCAGCGCCATCTCCGCCTTCGACGGCGGCTCCGACTCCAGCTCCGAGTCTGAGCCGGATGAGCCTCAGAGCCGAAAGAAACTGCGCATGGAGGCCAGCTAG
- the MAX gene encoding protein max isoform X3 has protein sequence MSDNDDIEVESDADKRAHHNALERKRRDHIKDSFHSLRDSVPSLQGEKQQASRAQILDKATEYIQYMRRKNHTHQQDIDDLKRQNALLEQQVRALEKARSSAQLQANYSSSDSSLYTNPKGSAISAFDGGSDSSSESEPDEPQSRKKLRMEAS, from the exons GCTGACAAGAGGGCGCACCACAACGCGCTGGAGCGCAAGCGCAGGGACCACATCAAAGACAGCTTCCACAGTCTGCGGGACTCCGTCCCGTCCCTCCAGGGAGAGAAG CAACAGGCATCCCGGGCCCAAATCCTCGACAAAGCCACCGAGTACATCCAGTACATGCGCcggaaaaaccacacacaccagcAGGACATCGACGACCTCAAGCGCCAGAACGCGCTGCTGGAGCAGCAAG TCCGGGCGCTGGAGAAAGCGCGGTCGAGTGCCCAGCTGCAGGCCAACTACTCCTCGTCGGACAGCAGCCTCTACACAAACCCCAAGGGCAGCGCCATCTCCGCCTTCGACGGCGGCTCCGACTCCAGCTCCGAGTCTGAGCCGGATGAGCCTCAGAGCCGAAAGAAACTGCGCATGGAGGCCAGCTAG